The following is a genomic window from Aricia agestis chromosome 20, ilAriAges1.1, whole genome shotgun sequence.
TCTTGAAAATACTTTTACAAAAACACAGAATGGATACAGCTACCCTAATCCCAATCGTCAATTTGGTGAACGAATTCCAAACCAACCCTCAATAtttgatcaaaataaaaatgatttaggGTATCCTCAAAAAACAAACCAATTTGCCACAGGTAGACCAACCGAATATAATACTCTGACCAGAGAAAAGGCAAAAGATTTTGGTGCAAATGCTGACCGTATAAAAGACTATACCAATAGCCCACCTTCTACCGAAAGAGTCAGAGATTTTTCTACTTTTACTGATCAGCCAAAAGACTACTACAGTCCCTCGACTACTGAAAGATTTAATGGACCTGATACATACACAGATAGACCCAGATATTACTATAGCCCATCTACTGATGGAGTAACCTCTACTGAAAGAATAAGGCCAACTGGTCCCTTTACTCGACCAAGTAACTACAGTAATAGACCCGCAACAACTTCAATTCAGCAGTTTGGTTCGTATACTAATCGACCTGAGAATAACTTCTATAATCCCACATCTACTGGAAGTGTAAATGAATTTGGTACCTACACCAACAGACCAGATGATTTTAATACAGGAGTAGTTAGCGAATTTGACACAGCTACAGGTAGACCAAGTACTTATTATGGTCCTTCGTCTACAAATACCGAATTTGGTACATCTGCTGGTCGCCCAAAAGATGTGTATAGTTCATCAACGCAAGGAACAATTGACTTTGATCAAGCTTCGGATAGACTTAGTAACAACTACAACTCTTTGCCTACTCaaagaaaagattttgttacTGACCGGCCCAACGACTATTATTATAGCCCAACGTCTACTGAGAGAAGAAAGGAGTTTGATGAGGCCACAGATCGACCAGGTTACTATTATGGTCCTTCATCTACTGAAAGAGTAAAGCCGACTGGTTCTTTTACTCGACCAGGTGACTACTATACTCCTACATCTACAATTGGTACAAACGAAATTGGAACGTATACTGTTCGACCAACTAATTACAGATATAGACCGACATCTACCGAAAGAATAAACGAAGTGAATATTATTACGGGAAAACCTAGCGATTATTCTGGACCAGGTGGTTCTTTGAATCAGCCAAGCGTCTACTATGGTCCAACTTCCACAAAACAAACTGTCACTGGCCGACCGATTGAGTACTACGGTCCTTCGTCTACTCAGAGATTGAAAGACTTTGAAGCAGCTACTGGTCGACCAACTGACTACTACAGTCCTTCGTCTAATGACAGAATGAAAGCCTTTGATACTGCCACTGGTCGACCTATTGACTATTACAGTCCTTCATCTACTGAAAGGATAAAAGCCTTTGATACTGCCTCTGGTAGACCGATTGACTACTACAGCCCTTCATCTACTGAAAGGATAAAAGCCTTTGATACTGCCACTGGTCGACCAAATGACTATTACGGTCCTTCGTCAACTGAGAGGATAAGAGACTTTAGTACATCAACTGGTCGACCAACTGACTACTACAGCCCTTCGTCTACTGACAGAATAAAAGCCTTTGATAGTGCTACTGGTCGACCGATTGACTACTACAGTCCTTCGTCTACTGACAGGATTAAAGACTTTAATACAGGCACTGGTCGACCGATTGACGATGTTGGTCCTTCGTCTACGGAAAGTATAAAAGACTTTGCTCGACCAAATGAGTATTACGGTCCTTCATCTACGGAAAGAATCAAAGACTTTGGTACAGCCACTGGTCGACCAACTGAATACTACGGTCCTTCTTCTACTGAAAGAATAACTGGAGAAGATTTCAGTGGACCTAAGCAACCTCAAAGATACGATCCTGAAACTGGTTACCATTACTGatatggttattattattattatcaccttGCCCTATACTAAAACCTTATGCAAAATAAAAGTCTTTGAatcatacttttttatttacttatcaaCACTAAATCTACAAAGTATTGCTTAAACCCCAAATAACAAAGCTGCCTCTTTTTTACTGTGGCTCTATTTTAACTCTGCATTTGCATTcttataaaacaatttttaataagCCACCTACATAATATCTTCTACCACGtatctttgtttttatttactatGTCTAGTTCAGATATAATGTATGATtacaattattactagctaacTCATTCCCGCTTCGTTGGACGTTAAAATTTATAaccatactagctgtcccggcaaacgtttctttgccatttaaagtatttcgcccgtattattttattgaagtgactaaataagtatgtcaccatggcaacgtccatcgctatcccgtcgaacaaacaatggtcgccgtcagtctcgacttgtaattatttactattatttattcaacaaatacacttatcaatataaagagtacccagtagccgattctcagacccatcacccactgaatatgcatataaaatttggttaaaatcagtaaagccgtttcggaggagtacacagcctaacattgtgacacgagaattttatataagtataagaaAAATACTAATGATGATTATTATGAAAGATagcttgtataatattatttaattttaaatggtttaaaaaaaatctaatatccCGTTCAGATAAtacataaaaaacaaacattccttttttataatttgtattaggttaagtatagatttaaaatataattataacacttaaattattaaaatattacgttacAGGATAAAAATGTGGCTAAAATCAAGGTCAAAGGTCAGATCCTCTTCATACCTGTCAAGGTTaattcaattaattaaaaaaaggtaatattaagtttaaattGTAGTTCCGTGTTCAAATCCATTAGGAtccagaaaaaattaaatatatcacGTAAAAAAGCTTTGACCAACTGTCTTACtaatatgattataattatgacaaaaaataGCGATGTAGACCTACGACTTACGAGGATGTATTGATcaacataatatacctacataaaattaaacttgagctaataaaattaaaaaaaaaacatattattacataagGTGTAACAgaacttagtgataatactttaggttgtgtaagtgtcccttgtatagagttcactgtgaaagtagcagcgctgaaagatcaaatatttttttaagatttgtatgggcaagtgccccagcgtcatgaattttctcatacaaaagttaaaaaagctactctttcagcgccgctactttcacagtgaactctctacaaggaacacatacaaaccctaaagtattaacacttagttttgttacatcctgtatacggtcgaattgaaaTCTCGTTCTTTTTAGAAGTCTGTTCAAAATTACATTGTCATTGGGGTTGTAGATAATACAGGTATGAAAATGTCGCTAAAAATTAAGAGTTAGGTAGCTGAGACTCTAAAACAGCTCTATCTcatatgaaaacgagcgtgtcacttttttatagctactgtgacgtaccgatgataagaatcgtgtccattatcatggccaacgtttctatttgaatttctacagctcaatatggcaattttaggcatttaggcatttttaaaactcTGATTggcgtccgattccgatagtaaactaaagaacagactttggaaagacgagcattgctcgtcgtttgggagcgcgatatggcacgcgaagtacatacacatgtatctatcatgatctatgtctgtgatctatactaatattataaatacaaaagtctGTATAATCTTACCTCTTCGCACCCaagcggctgaaccgattttgctgaaacatACTTTGAATCCTGAGACAaaacataagatactttttatccccggaaaatgtgcggctcccgcgctataaacgaattttggcgcacaAGTTTTACAATATGGCAGTGTTAGTTTTGATTATAGCCACGCGCCAAAACAGCCTTGTGAACACTGAAACAGTTTTTATTGGAGTAGTTGCTAGGCGCGTGATCATTTGTTTTAAATGTTAACCGTACCATAACTACAGATTGCTATGTATAATTagtacttacggccgttcccaatattcaatctatctctggtttgacatacaaccgatcgcactctgacattgaattgacataaaaatatattatatatgtctctaatgtctaatgtgagctattcctatctctagtagggcaaaaccagagatagatcaaatattgggaacggccgttagttaaGTAATAGAAGTCCGCAACTCCGTAGTgctaattcgtttatcgcgcgggaaccgtacattttttcgagacaaaagtatcctatgccctttacTGGGTCTAAtttatctccataacaaatttcatcaaaatcggttcagcggtttaggtgtggagagataacagacaaagagacttacttttgcatttataatgttattagtattgatttaggttaaaataatataatatggcctCAGCACTATGGCCCTATGAACGTGAAGAGGGGCAAAAAAAATCCTAAGATCGACGTCAATTATGTATGCTTTATGCTAATTGCCATCATCGTTGTAACGCGTTGAAGTCTTTTAGTCGAACAACAACGAAGATCAAAGATTTTAGTCGAGATACAACGAAAATCAAAGATTTTTGCAGTCCTTCCTAGGTTGTTTGTAACACTGTAGCGCCTAAGCAATTTGTGAAATTTACTGAACCTTATTCATCATACAAATTTTATacatgcgaaagtttgtctgtttatctgtatctatcctcttcacgtccaagccgctgaaccgatttcccTAAAactggtatggagatatttcgtgttccgggaaaggactaaggatactttttatctgtgaaaattgtacggttcccgtgtgaTAAATGacttttggcgtaacggagttgcgagcataATCTTTTATCAGAAAATCTCTTTAAAGTAACTCGGTCGATAATCTAAAATTGATACAAAAACTATGGCGAAACCAACTTTTGTCCAGACTCCAGTACCCATTGTTCTTAAATGTCATTGAGTTTTTGAGACGTTAATGTTTTGAACTCTGACACTGAGATTAAATCATAACCATCGAAATACAATACAGTATAGAACAGTTACAATCTTACAAAAGATGgggcccgcaactcctttgcgccaaagttcggttatcgcgcgggaaccgtaatgaggattgtcaatttttttttaattttgccttCTTCTTctcccctggtgtatcctcttaataatatttgtatggatttgactgcCCAAgagtcaaatccatactaatattattaaaattactgtCATAAAAAAGTACCTCGGGCAACGAAATTTGTGTGACCGATCTTAGTTTCACGGTCAACTAAAAgttggatgtagtctatcggaggttccgggggagactccggaacgaagcgagtcacgtcgccggcaaaacgtgacagttttagtttttaagtatatataaaatatgtatgttagttttaaggtatttattatataattgatatGAATGtcagatttaaggtatttgttatatgggcctctgatgccccaaataaatgatttgatttgatttgaaaagtGCGATAGCTCCACAAAATGCACTCATTTCTGCATTTCTTGGTATCTCTTTATGGTACAATTACTcttctataatatttattatcgaGGATCATAACTGAACCAAGTTTAGACTTAACCTTATGAAATTTTGAAACGAGTCTATCATGGGAATAAAGATGTTAATTTCACAACGATCGGGAGCTTTAGCAAGCGATGGTTTATAGTGAAATTGTTTTATGGGTTTGATAATAAAACCCTATTTATGATTGGTAATTTTGTTTTGGAAACACGAAAGAAAACATACTTTAAATTATAGTCTACTTAGAAAACACTCTTCTGCTTTGTTCCTGTGTCACTTACTAAAGCTTTTAcataataccataatattatcttataaatCCAAATTGTAATATGACTGTTTTTTACCTTCAACAAGGAAATAGAAACATTCAAATAATGTTCAAACTTTGAGTCCAATTATTTGCTTTGAGTCCTATACACAATCATTCAAATCAGCCATttgtccactgctggacataggcctctctcaatgaacgccaagatggccGATCTCTTggtactcgcatccaacatgggcccgcTACTAAGCgtagatcgtcgtcccacctagttggaggtggACCTACAGCCCGTTtacccagccttggtctccattccagagtaagtttgctccagcgatcgtctgttcttcgagctacgtgaccagcccagttccactttaGCGTATGACGTACACAATAATTACTGAAATATATTCGAATATGATTGCTACATGCATCACGAAAGACGGTATCTTCTAATGAATGGCCGCGCTAAAGGGCGACGGTAACtggtgcaaaatttcatgctaaTTGCGATCTTCGTTTGCAATGTACAGGATGATCGTGCAAAATTACGAATAAAAAATTTcccgtttttaattaaaaattacgaattcctaattttttaaatttcaacagCTCCTTTAGATGTAACATACatacctatattataaatgcgaaagtatgtctgtctgttagctctttacgcccaaaccactgaaccgattttgctgaaattcggtatagagatactttgagtaccgggaaaagACAAAACATAGTTTTTTATCCCGGATAGTTCATGGTCGGTTGCCGCGCGATACACGATTACtagcttattaaaataaataaaatatacatgggagagccatgctttggcacgaatgggctggctcgaccggagaaataccacgttctcacagaaaaccggcgtgaaacagcgcttgcgctgtgtttcgccgagtgagtgagtttaccggatgcccaattcccttccctaccctcccctattaccctattccttcttaaaaggccggcaacgcacctgcagcgcttctgatgctgctagtgtccatgggcgacgaaagttgctttccatcacccgtttgctcgtttgcccccttattaaattaaaaaaaaaaagagaaacaATAGTATATAAGTAGtaacagttttaaaataatataaaatatgtttgtgtCACGGTATTTGCCACCAAACCCTTCCGAAGACTTTCAAATATTtgcttactagatgacgcctgcaactccgttgcgccaaaactcgtttatcgcgcgggaaccgtatattttacaggacaaaaagtatcctatgtcctttcctgggactcaaagtacctctatgccaaatttcagcaaaatcggttcagcagtttgggcgtgaagaggtaacagacagacagacagacagacacactttcgcacatataatattagtatggattgggtCTGTagtgttatccatactaatatcataaatgcgaaagtgtgtgtctgtctgttacatcttcacgcccaaaccgctgcagCGATTTCGCTTAAAATCGGTTTGGCGaatggcgatactttgagtcctgggaaaggacatattaaactttttatctcggaTTTCGGGCGTCGTCTACTTCAAatgttgattattttatttacattatttaaacaCCCTGTACACATTCACAATTAGATGAGCGGTGCCATCTGCGTTATGCCTTTATACGATACCCGCCTTTCGCTCTCGTTTTCTAGGCAAAGGTTATCAGAGAGGTCAGTTAAACGTTTAAACATTAAGTGAATATGAATTAAAgatatttaaagatataattagACGTTAAAGATTGTCCATAATTTTTAGAATTTGATGTCAATCTTACATAAACATTGCATTATACCTAACTCGAGAACGACTGGACCGATTAGGATAATTTGAGTCTTAAAATAGTTGTAAAAAATCTAAagttttaaagaaaataaaagtgaaaaaacacTGTATCATAATTACTAATAAATACAGTGCATAAtagtaatagtaataaaattccTGTATTGtgcttttttatattatgagtaCTGTATGTAtaatttgattgattgattgattaattgattgacctttggttcgcacatgagagggtgcaggttcgatcccgggtggaggccgactcaaccggagaaataccacgttctcacagaaaaccggcgtgaaacagcgcttgcgctgtgtttcgccgagtgagtttaccggaggctcaatcccctactgcattcccttccctaccctcccctattcccttaccttcgcttccctaccctcccctattaccctattccctcttaaaagaccggcgacgcatttgcagctcttctgatgctgcgagtgtcatcaggtgacccgtttgctcgtttgccccttatttcataaaaaaaaggcgtgtaccaatgattttcagatctcaagtacattaTATGGACGTAAAGGAAGGAAACCAGGAAGGAAGGAAACCAGCACATGATTAGGTCCCAGAGTATTGACTTGCTCATTCCTCAGGACTAGGCCGACTACGTTGGAAGAATAACCTATGTGCTCGGGaaaacatacggacatttaaatcttgttgacactacagtatttgacgagtggttacttcgctctgaataTACTGTAATAATTAATGAGAAAAGTGATTTTGTCTGTGTGTCCGTTATCTCTTCCCGCTAAAACCGCTGagcagattttga
Proteins encoded in this region:
- the LOC121737447 gene encoding uncharacterized protein LOC121737447 gives rise to the protein MKALLIFLFVSLTAGDKLNSAYLPPPGANYSGGAGDNEVPFEVPVGNFGVKDENVTRLTPGIFREGGVTSDRPSARYPERKTRPQEEAERNAVILNNVNIITPDGYFAYSFDTSNGIHADESGTASDGVKANGSYSYIGDDVPDAILKVIEQAAKDRDNGVFDDDGVTLPNSQGNGYYNENQKGTNVIKPNESTNQSPYEAARDYNDEYNQDSQKPGFPNNVRVPGRPTEYNTLTREKAKDFGANADRIKDYTNSPPSTERVRDFSTFTDQPKDYYSPSTTERFNGPDTYTDRPRYYYSPSTDGVTSTERIRPTGPFTRPSNYSNRPATTSIQQFGSYTNRPENNFYNPTSTGSVNEFGTYTNRPDDFNTGVVSEFDTATGRPSTYYGPSSTNTEFGTSAGRPKDVYSSSTQGTIDFDQASDRLSNNYNSLPTQRKDFVTDRPNDYYYSPTSTERRKEFDEATDRPGYYYGPSSTERVKPTGSFTRPGDYYTPTSTIGTNEIGTYTVRPTNYRYRPTSTERINEVNIITGKPSDYSGPGGSLNQPSVYYGPTSTKQTVTGRPIEYYGPSSTQRLKDFEAATGRPTDYYSPSSNDRMKAFDTATGRPIDYYSPSSTERIKAFDTASGRPIDYYSPSSTERIKAFDTATGRPNDYYGPSSTERIRDFSTSTGRPTDYYSPSSTDRIKAFDSATGRPIDYYSPSSTDRIKDFNTGTGRPIDDVGPSSTESIKDFARPNEYYGPSSTERIKDFGTATGRPTEYYGPSSTERITGEDFSGPKQPQRYDPETGYHY